Proteins encoded within one genomic window of Humulus lupulus chromosome 1, drHumLupu1.1, whole genome shotgun sequence:
- the LOC133807058 gene encoding transcription factor bHLH19-like, which translates to MEISSAKWMSELELEDPANIFEQYQVDYSFDDLNFQSFSSESYSSYPNFVPENPQNLSSNNTILDQAPQTESFERPSKQLKTNSWNSCATTTPNDQISTKASSSSSSQFISFEKYANSASATPENKKYYNDLDVTTTTITTTLNVKPKDEPGFNGYNMVFQSPYETRNCSPNKYGQGVKRPLGVSTTRSPLHAQDHVMAERKRREKLSQRFIALSAVVPGLKKMDKASVLGDAIKYIKNLQERLSTLEERSAKKTVESVVFIKRSHLSADDETSSSDENFDSNSSQPLPEIEAKVSDKDVLIRIHCEKHKGCLANILSQVEKLNLTIFNSSVLPFGGSTIHITIVAKMDVEYNMKVKDLVRNIRQALLRN; encoded by the exons ATGGAAATCTCATCAGCCAAATGGATGTCTGAACTG GAATTGGAAGATCCGGCTAATATTTTCGAGCAATATCAAGTGGACTACTCATTTGATGACCTTAATTTCCAATCATTTTCTTCTGAGAGCTACTCATCTTACCCAAATTTCGTCCCAGAAAATCCACAAAACCTAAGTAGTAACAACACAATTCTAGATCAAGCTCCTCAAACTGAGTCGTTTGAAAGGCCATCCAAACAGTTAAAGACGAACAGTTGGAATTCTTGCGCTACTACTACTCCCAATGATCAAATTAGCACAAAGGCTTCATCCTCTTCCTCTTCTCAGTTCATTTCATTCGAAAAGTATGCGAACTCAGCCTCAGCCACGCCTGAGAataagaagtactataatgatttagatgttactactactactattactactactctTAATGTTAAGCCAAAAGACGAGCCCGGTTTCAATGGATATAATATGGTTTTTCAATCTCCTTATGAAACCCGGAATTGTTCACCAAATAAATATGGTCAAGGTGTGAAGAGGCCTTTGGGTGTTTCAACGACTAGGTCTCCTTTACATGCTCAAGATCATGTTATGGCAGAAAGGAAGCGCCGAGAGAAGCTTAGTCAGCGGTTCATAGCTCTTTCGGCTGTTGTTCCAGGCCTAAAGAAG ATGGACAAAGCTTCTGTTCTCGGAGATGCAATTAAGTACATAAAAAATCTCCAAGAACGTTTGAGCACACTTGAGGAGCGATCAGCAAAGAAGACAGTGGAATCAGTTGTTTTCATCAAGAGATCTCACCTCTCCGCCGACGATGAAACCTCCTCGTCCGATGAGAACTTCGATAGCAACTCCAGTCAGCCACTTCCAGAAATCGAAGCAAAAGTTTCAGACAAAGACGTACTGATAAGAATCCACTGTGAGAAGCACAAAGGGTGCTTGGCCAATATACTAAGCCAAGTAGAGAAGCTTAACCTCACCATTTTCAACAGCAGTGTTTTACCATTTGGCGGCTCTACTATTCATATTACTATTGTTGCTAAG ATGGATGTGGAGTACAACATGAAAGTGAAGGATTTAGTAAGAAATATAAGACAGGCTTTACTCAGGAACTGA
- the LOC133777604 gene encoding uncharacterized protein LOC133777604, which produces MYPIERSMGVYKQYVRNRARPEGSIAEAYVVNEALTFCSMYLRGVETRFNRPERNDDRVESQPNREYSIYKAVGRPFGKKSNMLLNPQLKQKAEWYILNNCAEIKEYLSEHMDELRRRGGLNLEVQQKTDFPQWFKERVNGLHESTPTEVNNELYALANKSSGTVYSYPGMIVNGVKFVTRGRDMKLKTQNCGVMVPSEEGVNYYGGQSSFQEAAVMTWGLTDPYVIQVKWTRI; this is translated from the exons atgtatcccattgaacgttcgatgggagtttataaacaatatgtaagaaatcgtgcacgtcctgaaggttcaatcgcagaagcttacgtggtgaacgaggctttaaccttttgctcaatgtacctgcggggggttgagactcgattcaatcgacctgagaggaatgacgatcgcgttgaatcccaaccaaatcgggaatattctatttataaggctgttggtcgtccatttggtaagaaatcaaatatgctcctcaatccgcagttaaagcaaaaggctgagtggtatatcttgaacaattgtgccgaaattaaggagtaccttag tgagcatatggatgaattaagaagacgggggggcttgaatcttgaagttcaacaaaaaactgattttcctcagtggttcaaagaaaga gtgaacggtttgcatgagtcaacacctactgaagtgaataatgaattgtatgctctcgcaaacaaatcaagcggcaccgtgtattcatatccagggatgatagtgaatggtgtgaaatttgtgactcgtggtcgtgatatgaagcttaaaacacaaaattgcggtgtaatggtgccaagtgaggaaggagtgaactactatgga ggccagtcgtcatttcagGAAGCAGCCGTAATGACGTGGGGCCTTACAGATCCTTATGTTATTCAGGTGAAATGGACTCGGATTTAG